A genomic stretch from Vibrio coralliilyticus includes:
- a CDS encoding TcpQ domain-containing protein has translation MKTPKCLASLLAVAVAYPTHAGVYVTVDDMQPSSQFDLVQAQIEHTRAATAAIERSSQSTEFIVGKLAELQYEQQLRADAKSEKVYEEQKQLARDWVAINDDRRLLASERNQLAKERFQMEESYQQKHGQLISDSLKKEEQLMAEQRKRDELFQKERSDFAAQSLAMQKQLKHSHDELLAKQLEHNAPSNVIVMSSNNARNVTAKVAAGSESMLDDMHPSTTVDQLVNMNQFIRSIIPTNWTYFPPAGTSSKQISLVQGRDWKSIINTIGVQHPYLQIVFDIPKKHLVITSKHGSSSKTPDPVRTWEITRSKSLRTTIEDFAQQVNWQVIWDTQNVDYPILANAVLTGDFAGKNGVLNQLMISTQQRDFPLMAKWQGHNVVRIIRRGSQRK, from the coding sequence ATGAAGACCCCTAAATGCCTTGCATCGCTACTCGCTGTAGCGGTGGCCTACCCTACCCATGCAGGTGTCTACGTTACCGTAGACGATATGCAACCTTCGTCTCAATTTGATCTAGTACAAGCTCAGATTGAACATACTCGGGCAGCAACAGCCGCCATTGAGCGCAGCTCTCAATCTACAGAGTTCATAGTAGGTAAACTTGCTGAACTTCAGTATGAACAACAGCTACGCGCAGATGCAAAGAGTGAAAAAGTCTACGAAGAACAAAAACAACTCGCTCGTGACTGGGTCGCAATAAATGATGATCGGCGTCTACTGGCTTCTGAACGTAACCAGCTTGCTAAAGAGCGTTTCCAGATGGAAGAAAGCTATCAGCAAAAACATGGCCAGCTAATCTCTGACAGCCTTAAAAAAGAAGAGCAATTGATGGCAGAACAACGCAAGCGTGATGAATTGTTTCAAAAAGAACGTTCGGATTTTGCTGCACAGTCGTTAGCCATGCAGAAACAATTAAAGCACTCTCATGACGAGCTTTTAGCAAAGCAACTCGAACACAATGCGCCATCGAACGTGATTGTTATGTCATCAAATAATGCTAGAAACGTAACCGCAAAAGTTGCGGCTGGAAGTGAAAGCATGCTTGATGATATGCATCCGAGCACCACCGTTGACCAACTAGTGAACATGAATCAGTTCATTAGAAGTATTATACCGACAAATTGGACATATTTTCCTCCCGCTGGCACTTCCAGTAAGCAAATCTCACTGGTGCAAGGCCGCGACTGGAAATCAATCATAAACACTATCGGGGTACAACATCCCTACCTACAGATTGTTTTCGATATCCCCAAAAAGCACCTAGTTATAACGAGCAAACATGGTTCTTCCTCAAAGACGCCCGATCCGGTTCGTACGTGGGAAATCACGCGCTCAAAATCTCTGCGAACTACCATTGAAGATTTTGCACAACAGGTCAATTGGCAAGTTATATGGGACACGCAAAACGTAGATTACCCGATTCTGGCAAATGCAGTCTTAACAGGAGACTTTGCGGGGAAAAACGGGGTTCTCAATCAGTTGATGATTAGCACTCAACAACGCGACTTCCCATTAATGGCCAAATGGCAAGGTCACAACGTGGTTCGAATTATCCGCCGTGGCTCACAACGAAAATAA
- a CDS encoding type II and III secretion system protein, giving the protein MNTFSNKPLALFVASAVIGGCASTDEIANSETINQDQQALWQRVEGEYNLNTQDLAQAPYVYSDELDVLGGAFEVADEQPLPPAFDQVLNFGRGDDMDLGTIINTINARYQKYGIVVNVSDDARKYIDETFSSESDSAQSSVSSNDDSTGTQQLIDIVTLDSNALESASRTSGFNMELNVQGLSLRHALNLITANTNTWWKYENDRATIYRTEPVTFLVDANGKTYTKNFNQAASADGSETSSGSTFKAVDETKNALSEISSQLNLMLTSSGEVYVNEHDHSVTVKDTPPSIKKVKKFLKDYNYRATTSYGVTVDVFEIITEITQNQGIDWETAFETAGSGKVSIGSPSFVPDASLGNMTANVITGNWNLQAAIQMVHKNASLYSHIRKTGKTKNAVPTIISSIEDQGIVSGRSVTVTSDGFSQQSTETKLIDEGFSITATPRITSMGRIDLDVTVNTKVIQDVEKVGSETEEIQLEETRRQNNNANVIMRDGATTIVSAYERSLSSSDVQSLNERFPWWAGGNTGAKRYKANLIVVVKPVILER; this is encoded by the coding sequence ATGAACACTTTTTCAAATAAACCTTTAGCTCTATTCGTTGCAAGCGCTGTCATCGGAGGGTGTGCAAGTACAGACGAAATAGCCAACAGCGAGACTATTAACCAAGACCAACAAGCGCTTTGGCAGCGTGTAGAGGGTGAATACAACCTCAACACACAAGATTTGGCGCAGGCTCCTTATGTCTACTCTGATGAATTAGATGTATTAGGAGGAGCGTTTGAAGTTGCTGATGAACAACCTCTTCCTCCTGCTTTTGATCAAGTCTTGAACTTCGGTCGTGGTGATGATATGGATTTAGGCACAATCATCAATACGATTAATGCTCGCTATCAAAAATACGGAATCGTAGTAAATGTTTCCGATGATGCTCGAAAATACATTGATGAGACGTTCTCCAGCGAATCTGATAGCGCTCAATCTAGTGTTTCATCAAATGATGACAGCACAGGAACTCAACAGCTCATTGATATTGTTACGTTAGATTCTAATGCACTCGAAAGCGCTTCCCGTACTAGCGGATTTAACATGGAGCTAAATGTGCAGGGTCTAAGTTTAAGGCATGCTTTAAACCTAATTACGGCAAATACTAACACCTGGTGGAAGTACGAAAACGACCGCGCAACGATATATCGAACTGAGCCTGTTACCTTTTTAGTCGATGCAAACGGAAAAACATACACGAAAAACTTTAATCAAGCAGCCTCCGCAGACGGCAGTGAAACTAGTAGCGGTTCAACGTTTAAAGCTGTAGATGAAACCAAAAATGCACTCTCAGAGATTAGCTCACAGCTAAATCTAATGCTGACTAGCAGTGGTGAGGTTTACGTGAACGAACACGATCACAGTGTAACGGTAAAAGACACACCTCCTAGCATCAAAAAGGTGAAGAAATTTCTGAAGGACTACAACTATCGTGCAACCACTTCTTATGGCGTTACAGTCGATGTATTCGAGATCATTACTGAGATCACCCAGAATCAAGGAATTGACTGGGAGACTGCATTTGAAACGGCAGGTTCTGGAAAGGTTTCTATTGGGTCACCTTCGTTTGTGCCTGACGCTAGCCTTGGCAATATGACTGCCAATGTCATTACAGGAAACTGGAACTTACAAGCGGCCATACAGATGGTCCACAAAAACGCATCTCTGTACAGCCACATCAGAAAGACAGGTAAAACAAAGAACGCTGTTCCAACAATTATAAGCAGTATCGAAGATCAAGGCATCGTATCTGGCAGAAGTGTAACAGTAACGAGCGATGGCTTCTCACAGCAGTCAACCGAAACAAAGCTTATTGATGAAGGCTTCAGTATTACTGCTACACCACGAATCACGTCGATGGGAAGAATCGACCTCGATGTCACAGTAAATACTAAAGTAATTCAGGACGTCGAGAAAGTTGGGTCGGAAACCGAAGAGATTCAACTGGAAGAAACGCGACGTCAAAATAATAATGCAAACGTTATTATGCGCGATGGTGCTACTACCATAGTCAGCGCTTATGAACGAAGCCTATCATCGTCTGACGTACAAAGCTTGAACGAGCGTTTCCCTTGGTGGGCTGGTGGTAATACTGGCGCTAAGAGATATAAGGCAAATCTAATTGTTGTTGTTAAGCCAGTAATTTTGGAGCGCTAG
- a CDS encoding type IV secretory system conjugative DNA transfer family protein, with protein MAKTLDAPMDKDVLSELDQANELYLNDAKELKEYYSELKRIANTIGYEHGFQTEMNFIKQKMLSEKSFWNNALSFSRYSNLLSSGPAKGMFLIGGVVDEVDSSIKTVNKDLILLEGKKYIIRRYPSLRISPPHWLDYLFPDMQRKLTTPSQSILPKNDIERDIWKKSIDAGWKNGVRVAQDEYRKNYTLLFADLIGMVRYWRLVETGVIKEVQVLATNHRMSYSKSDDGEELILNPTSVEITEQSTFVVKPQEWSASSNQRPNTSATNTIRDAVIEGDLLLEELTNRDITIFTPEHQQTMEALKNERYNRL; from the coding sequence ATGGCTAAAACATTGGATGCTCCGATGGATAAAGACGTGCTTTCTGAACTCGATCAAGCAAACGAATTGTACCTGAATGATGCAAAAGAGCTGAAAGAGTATTATTCAGAGTTAAAGAGAATTGCAAATACCATCGGGTATGAACATGGTTTTCAAACTGAAATGAATTTCATTAAGCAAAAGATGCTTTCTGAGAAATCATTTTGGAACAATGCGTTAAGCTTTTCACGATATAGCAATCTCTTAAGCAGTGGACCAGCAAAGGGAATGTTTCTTATTGGGGGCGTTGTAGATGAAGTAGATAGCTCCATAAAAACCGTAAACAAAGATCTTATTCTACTTGAGGGAAAAAAATACATAATTCGACGATACCCATCTTTACGGATTTCTCCCCCTCACTGGTTAGATTACCTATTTCCAGACATGCAAAGAAAACTAACAACTCCAAGTCAATCGATTCTTCCAAAAAACGATATCGAACGTGATATTTGGAAGAAGTCAATTGATGCCGGATGGAAAAATGGAGTCAGAGTTGCACAAGATGAATATCGAAAAAACTACACACTTCTCTTTGCTGACTTGATTGGTATGGTGCGGTACTGGCGATTAGTGGAGACGGGTGTAATTAAAGAAGTTCAGGTTCTCGCTACCAATCATCGAATGTCTTATAGCAAGTCAGACGATGGTGAAGAGTTAATTCTGAATCCAACCAGCGTGGAAATTACTGAGCAATCAACTTTTGTTGTAAAACCTCAAGAATGGTCTGCGAGCAGCAACCAACGACCAAATACCAGTGCGACCAACACCATACGAGATGCTGTCATCGAAGGTGACCTCCTATTAGAAGAGCTTACCAATAGAGATATTACTATTTTTACACCAGAGCACCAGCAAACTATGGAGGCACTGAAGAATGAGCGATACAACAGATTATAA
- a CDS encoding ATPase, T2SS/T4P/T4SS family: MSDTTDYNNNDFSVDPVGFTTSKVYIVRNINYDTFEEILQFAVELNLRDVYIKSGDYLRCRQYERRLLMGNQPLTHAQVDAILRPHFPSLDLADSGRGTNPSFAIRSVENANVKQNFRISITKFTDGGEKGYNCAIRPLPVDVPTIEYVELPEEIAQKVGKMKQGLVLLIGATGEGKTSTIAAIMRYVLEKVPFKRVLEFSRPVEFLWQSVKKHPSNQHVPHNVSEDGVSGDMISYSEAISTAMRQAGDWIAIGEMTDAESFEAAIEFSNTGHLVSSSTHGNSISSAYSRIYMKFPQGQREALLDSLISEARMFIAQRLYPRKDREGLVAIREILDHTFEVESRLKEALSSPNPLASLRNEVKACIWEQGTSFYQDAVSKFNQGVISKESLEEIEEMYGRVR; the protein is encoded by the coding sequence ATGAGCGATACAACAGATTATAACAACAATGATTTTAGTGTTGATCCAGTGGGATTCACCACATCGAAAGTGTATATAGTTCGAAACATCAACTACGACACATTCGAAGAGATCCTTCAGTTTGCAGTTGAGTTGAATCTGCGTGACGTTTACATCAAAAGTGGCGATTATCTGCGATGCCGACAGTATGAGCGGCGTTTACTTATGGGAAATCAGCCGCTAACTCACGCCCAAGTAGATGCAATCCTGCGCCCTCATTTTCCGTCACTCGACCTAGCCGATTCGGGTCGAGGAACGAACCCATCCTTCGCTATACGAAGTGTAGAAAATGCGAATGTTAAGCAAAACTTCCGTATTTCAATCACTAAGTTCACCGATGGCGGTGAGAAGGGCTACAATTGCGCCATTCGCCCCCTTCCGGTTGATGTCCCTACGATTGAATATGTCGAACTGCCCGAAGAGATCGCACAAAAAGTCGGTAAAATGAAGCAAGGGTTAGTTCTACTTATTGGTGCGACTGGTGAGGGTAAAACGTCCACAATTGCAGCTATCATGCGTTATGTATTGGAGAAAGTCCCATTCAAGCGAGTTCTTGAATTTTCTCGGCCAGTAGAATTTTTGTGGCAGTCGGTAAAAAAGCACCCATCTAATCAACATGTACCGCATAACGTCAGTGAAGATGGTGTTAGTGGAGATATGATTTCTTACTCTGAAGCAATAAGTACCGCTATGCGCCAAGCTGGTGATTGGATAGCGATTGGTGAAATGACCGATGCGGAATCATTTGAGGCCGCAATTGAATTCAGTAATACCGGTCATTTGGTATCAAGCTCAACTCACGGCAACTCTATAAGTTCCGCCTACTCTCGTATCTACATGAAGTTTCCACAAGGGCAGCGTGAAGCTCTTCTGGATAGTTTGATTTCCGAAGCGCGGATGTTCATTGCTCAGCGCTTATATCCTAGAAAAGATAGAGAGGGACTCGTTGCAATTAGAGAAATTTTGGACCATACGTTCGAAGTGGAATCACGGCTTAAGGAGGCACTTAGCTCACCAAATCCTCTAGCATCTCTTAGAAATGAAGTAAAAGCTTGCATTTGGGAGCAAGGCACTAGCTTTTACCAGGATGCTGTTTCTAAGTTTAACCAAGGCGTTATCAGTAAAGAATCACTGGAAGAAATTGAGGAAATGTATGGACGAGTCAGGTAG
- a CDS encoding DotD/TraH family lipoprotein (Members of this family include DotD of type IVB secretion systems and TraH of plasmid conjugative plasmid systems, both lipoproteins.): protein MQIYKYGAVIVSCMILSACSSTSKVNHTAPPPDEKPHIIDQELRSKTQELLEEVRALALIRQAKAKGKSQTSQDKISAGFSGLDKRINFDCSCDLKVNMQALAVNLGWDANRVYEVGHKPAMGVPVEIKLRQEPISLALEQLEVQVGHFVDIRIDPNFKSILITYQALDAPREAHQ, encoded by the coding sequence ATGCAGATTTATAAATATGGTGCAGTTATTGTTTCTTGTATGATATTAAGTGCATGTTCAAGCACTTCAAAAGTGAATCACACTGCCCCACCTCCAGATGAAAAGCCCCATATCATTGACCAGGAACTTCGCTCAAAAACTCAAGAGCTTCTTGAAGAAGTTCGAGCTTTGGCGCTTATTAGGCAGGCAAAAGCAAAAGGTAAATCACAAACATCGCAAGACAAAATAAGTGCGGGATTTTCGGGACTCGATAAGCGGATTAACTTCGACTGTAGTTGTGACCTTAAAGTAAATATGCAAGCGCTTGCTGTCAACTTGGGCTGGGATGCAAACCGAGTATATGAAGTTGGCCACAAACCTGCCATGGGTGTACCTGTTGAAATAAAGTTACGTCAAGAGCCAATTTCACTTGCACTTGAACAACTGGAAGTACAAGTCGGTCATTTTGTAGATATTAGAATAGACCCAAATTTCAAGTCCATTCTTATTACCTATCAAGCACTCGACGCACCAAGAGAGGCACATCAATGA